In one Tessaracoccus palaemonis genomic region, the following are encoded:
- a CDS encoding DUF7059 domain-containing protein, translating to MSADHGPAVDTTRLRADLTAAGYVVDEVLDRIGTSGQDGLGRNCTVPADVALGDATDPLATLIRVFLLQQPVPAADLAGELDVDALLAAGYLAAEDDLVRAAVDLRPYGSPDDGASGWVVADLTPGLDTVVEPTRPDYVLGVSPASTSLAQLTMRTPVTSALDLGTGCGVQSLHLARHARRVVATDVNPRALELAALSSALSGTRVELRSGSLYEPVAGERFDLIVSNPPFVMSPPGDDEDRLAYRETNFVGDSLVETLVRGAADHLFEGGSLQLLTNWAILEGEPWEERLAGWVPDGCDAWVVERERLDVFAYIEMWLTDAGLGGRPGWRAAYDEWLAYFDGLGITSVGMGWILITRAGRTVPHRRFESWPHAVAQPVGGVFARHAAAVDASRLPTAALLAARPRLVDVEQETLGDPGAADPRYVVFRQRVGLLRAIKADTALAAVLGALDGDLTLGQVLAAVAQVLEVDGSELAAQVLPEVREALLDQLLVID from the coding sequence ATGTCTGCTGACCATGGACCCGCGGTGGACACCACCCGCCTGCGCGCCGACCTCACCGCCGCCGGGTACGTCGTGGACGAGGTCCTCGACCGGATCGGCACCAGTGGTCAGGACGGCCTCGGCCGCAACTGCACCGTGCCCGCCGACGTCGCGCTCGGCGACGCGACGGACCCGCTGGCCACCCTCATCCGGGTCTTCCTGCTCCAGCAGCCCGTCCCCGCCGCCGACCTCGCGGGCGAGCTCGACGTGGACGCCCTGCTCGCGGCCGGCTACCTTGCCGCGGAGGACGACCTCGTGCGTGCCGCCGTCGACCTGCGCCCCTACGGGTCGCCCGACGACGGGGCCAGCGGCTGGGTTGTCGCCGACCTCACGCCCGGCCTCGACACCGTCGTCGAACCCACCCGGCCCGACTACGTGCTCGGCGTCTCGCCGGCCTCGACGTCGTTGGCCCAGCTGACCATGCGCACCCCGGTCACCTCGGCGCTCGATCTGGGCACCGGCTGCGGGGTCCAGTCGCTGCACCTCGCCCGGCACGCGCGGCGCGTCGTCGCGACCGACGTCAACCCGCGGGCCCTCGAGCTCGCTGCGCTCAGCTCGGCGCTCAGCGGCACCCGCGTCGAGTTGCGGTCCGGGTCGCTGTACGAGCCCGTGGCGGGGGAGCGCTTCGATCTCATCGTGTCCAACCCGCCCTTCGTGATGAGCCCGCCCGGCGACGACGAGGACAGACTCGCCTATCGGGAGACGAACTTCGTCGGCGACTCGCTCGTGGAGACCCTCGTCAGGGGCGCAGCCGATCATCTGTTCGAGGGTGGCTCCCTGCAGCTGCTGACCAACTGGGCGATCCTCGAGGGCGAGCCGTGGGAGGAGCGCCTCGCCGGCTGGGTCCCCGACGGCTGCGACGCATGGGTCGTCGAGCGGGAGAGGCTCGATGTGTTCGCCTACATCGAGATGTGGCTTACAGATGCCGGCCTCGGCGGCCGCCCCGGCTGGCGGGCCGCCTACGACGAATGGCTCGCCTACTTCGACGGGCTCGGCATCACCTCGGTCGGCATGGGATGGATCCTCATCACCCGCGCGGGCCGCACCGTGCCGCACCGCCGGTTCGAGAGCTGGCCGCACGCCGTCGCCCAGCCGGTGGGCGGGGTGTTCGCTCGCCACGCCGCCGCGGTCGACGCGTCCCGGCTGCCGACCGCCGCACTGCTGGCCGCCAGGCCGAGGCTGGTCGACGTCGAGCAGGAGACACTCGGCGACCCCGGCGCCGCCGATCCTCGCTACGTGGTCTTCCGGCAGCGGGTCGGCCTGCTCCGGGCGATCAAGGCCGACACTGCGCTGGCCGCGGTCCTCGGCGCGCTCGACGGCGACCTCACGCTCGGCCAGGTGCTCGCGGCGGTGGCGCAGGTGCTCGAGGTCGACGGGTCCGAGCTCGCCGCGCAGGTGCTGCCCGAGGTCCGCGAAGCGCTCCTCGACCAGCTGCTCGTCATCGACTGA
- the mgrA gene encoding L-glyceraldehyde 3-phosphate reductase yields MTYVASADRYESMPYRRLGTSGLKLPAVSLGLWHNFGDDKPLQTQRDVLRRAFDRGVTHFDLANNYGPPYGSAETNFGRIYSEDFAGYRHELVISSKAGWDMWPGPYGFGGSRKYLLSSLDDSLQRMRVDYVDIFYHHRPDPETPLEETMAALDQAVRTGKALYAGISSYSAGLTLKAQEIARSLGTPLVIHQPSYSILNRWVEEGSPSLLEAAAQAGMGVIGFSPLAQGMLTSRYLDGIPADSRAAQHKSLDTDLLKEENIAQLRELNKIAEARGQSLAQLAIAWALRDQGAASVTSVVLGASSVAQLDNNLDALGNLEFTAEELKAIDTHSGVEGINLWKGATESVTA; encoded by the coding sequence ATGACCTATGTCGCATCCGCTGACCGATACGAGTCCATGCCCTACCGCCGCCTCGGCACTTCCGGCCTGAAGCTGCCTGCCGTCTCGCTGGGGCTGTGGCACAACTTCGGCGACGACAAGCCGCTCCAGACCCAGCGCGATGTGCTGCGCAGGGCCTTCGACCGCGGCGTGACCCACTTCGACCTCGCCAACAACTACGGCCCGCCCTACGGCTCGGCCGAGACCAACTTCGGCCGCATCTACTCGGAGGACTTCGCCGGCTACCGCCACGAGCTGGTCATCTCGAGCAAGGCGGGCTGGGACATGTGGCCCGGTCCCTACGGCTTCGGAGGGTCCCGCAAGTACCTCCTCAGCTCGCTCGACGATTCCCTCCAGCGGATGCGCGTCGACTACGTCGACATCTTCTACCACCACCGTCCCGACCCGGAGACCCCGCTCGAGGAGACCATGGCCGCCCTCGACCAGGCCGTCCGTACCGGCAAGGCGCTCTACGCAGGCATCTCCTCCTACTCGGCGGGACTGACCCTCAAGGCGCAGGAGATCGCCCGCTCACTGGGCACGCCGCTCGTGATCCACCAGCCCTCCTACTCGATCCTCAACCGCTGGGTCGAGGAGGGCAGCCCGAGCCTCCTGGAGGCCGCCGCGCAGGCCGGCATGGGCGTCATAGGCTTCTCGCCGCTCGCCCAGGGCATGCTCACGTCGCGCTACCTGGACGGGATCCCCGCGGACTCGCGCGCCGCCCAGCACAAGTCGCTCGACACGGACCTCCTGAAGGAGGAGAACATCGCCCAGCTCCGCGAGCTGAACAAGATCGCCGAGGCCCGCGGCCAGTCGCTGGCGCAGCTGGCGATCGCGTGGGCGCTGCGGGACCAGGGCGCCGCTTCGGTCACCTCCGTGGTGCTCGGGGCGTCCTCGGTCGCCCAGCTCGACAACAACCTCGACGCGCTCGGCAACCTCGAGTTCACCGCCGAGGAGCTGAAGGCCATCGACACCCACAGCGGCGTCGAGGGCATCAACCTGTGGAAGGGCGCGACCGAGTCGGTCACGGCCTGA
- a CDS encoding TadE family type IV pilus minor pilin: MPRPGGQRGLVTVELAVGIVTATLLTACLVSLTMLGVAQAACQEAGSQVARQTARGDGEAVSAALARAPAGAEVEVDRQADGVRVTVTAPVVVVGLGTVSVTAEAWAAYEPGVGP, from the coding sequence ATGCCGCGGCCGGGTGGCCAGCGAGGGCTCGTCACGGTTGAGCTGGCCGTCGGGATCGTGACGGCCACCCTGCTGACGGCGTGCCTTGTCAGCCTGACGATGCTCGGCGTCGCGCAGGCCGCCTGCCAGGAGGCGGGATCGCAGGTCGCCCGGCAGACGGCCCGCGGGGACGGCGAGGCCGTCTCGGCGGCGCTGGCCAGGGCGCCCGCGGGCGCGGAGGTCGAGGTCGACCGGCAGGCCGACGGCGTCCGGGTCACCGTCACAGCGCCCGTGGTCGTCGTGGGGCTGGGGACGGTGTCCGTCACGGCAGAGGCGTGGGCCGCGTACGAACCGGGTGTCGGGCCGTGA
- a CDS encoding DUF4244 domain-containing protein, with protein MSHLVVAKTPTKISRRARLAERGLTTVEYAIGLLAAAAVALVLLRIFSDNTFFKTLFDWVVEIFTRVAEGL; from the coding sequence ATGTCCCACCTCGTCGTCGCCAAGACGCCCACGAAGATCAGCCGTCGCGCCCGGTTGGCCGAGCGCGGTCTCACCACCGTCGAGTACGCCATCGGCCTGCTGGCCGCGGCCGCCGTGGCGCTCGTGCTCCTGCGGATCTTCAGCGACAACACCTTCTTCAAGACCCTGTTCGACTGGGTGGTGGAGATCTTCACCCGGGTCGCCGAGGGCCTGTGA
- a CDS encoding DEAD/DEAH box helicase, giving the protein MEFDWVLARDEVTAVSVREPRDGVGVAWPAWLAADTVARIESAGVPEPWAHQAEFADALFRGSHAMICTATGSGKTLGYLMPVLAACVDGTVGSEATSSRRRLTRSRHTAIYLAPTKALAHDQARAAAELGPASWRISTLDGDSDEAERRFARDHASYVLTNPDMLHFSVLPNHQRWSRLLGSLRYIVIDEAHRYQGVFGAHVAQVIRRLRRLAAMYGAEPIVALSSATAPNAAEFAASLAGVDEVTIVEEDTSPAGRRTVALWRPADSLRGDTAFLLSSLSDEGRQTIAFVPSRQGAELVSLAAQELAKDPARIASYRGGYLAIDRRGLEAALHSGELGGLASTNALELGVDIAGMDAVLVSGYPGKLASFWQQAGRAGRRGQDALVVLLGREDPLDVYLLEHPELVFDAPVEAAILHPENPRVLGPHLAAAAQERPLTIEDARWFGPTIGALLDTLATQGVLRNRAGRYFWTRPDRAVDYINLRSIGERPLDIIERDTGRVVGMVDVGAADRTVHPGAVYLHQGESFLVESLDEEDHQAIVVAGRPRYYTQPQESFDIQILGTTDSRPLGRTTIHRGDVRLDSQVLAYLRRDEVTHEVWDTTTLELPRRQMITQAVWWTVPPGLLGRLGWDELQVGAAAHAMEHTAIGLLPALAPCDRWDIGGVSTALHPDTGVATIFVHDGMTGGSGFAYRGYDVAELWLRATLDRLTRCPCADGCPACVVSPKCGNQNQVLNKADATELLALLLDQPLP; this is encoded by the coding sequence GTGGAATTCGACTGGGTGCTGGCGCGCGACGAGGTGACGGCCGTGTCCGTGCGGGAGCCCCGCGACGGGGTGGGCGTCGCCTGGCCGGCCTGGCTGGCGGCCGACACCGTCGCCCGGATCGAGTCGGCCGGGGTGCCGGAGCCCTGGGCGCACCAGGCGGAGTTCGCCGACGCCCTCTTCCGCGGGAGCCACGCGATGATCTGCACCGCGACCGGCTCCGGCAAGACCCTCGGCTACCTGATGCCGGTGCTCGCGGCCTGTGTCGACGGCACCGTCGGGTCCGAGGCGACGTCGTCGAGGCGACGTCTCACGCGCTCCAGACACACGGCCATCTACCTGGCGCCGACGAAGGCGCTGGCCCACGACCAGGCGCGCGCGGCCGCGGAGCTCGGCCCGGCGTCCTGGCGCATCTCCACGCTGGACGGCGACTCGGACGAGGCCGAGCGACGATTCGCCCGCGACCATGCCAGCTACGTGCTGACCAATCCGGACATGCTGCACTTCTCCGTCCTGCCGAACCACCAGCGGTGGTCGAGGCTGCTCGGCTCGCTGCGCTACATCGTCATCGACGAGGCGCACCGCTACCAGGGGGTCTTCGGTGCACATGTCGCGCAGGTGATCCGGCGGCTGCGCCGGCTCGCCGCGATGTACGGCGCGGAGCCGATCGTGGCCCTGTCGTCGGCGACCGCGCCCAACGCCGCGGAGTTCGCCGCGTCGCTAGCCGGGGTGGACGAGGTGACGATCGTGGAGGAGGACACGTCGCCCGCGGGTCGCCGCACCGTCGCGCTCTGGCGGCCGGCGGACTCGCTGCGCGGCGACACGGCCTTTCTCCTGTCGTCGCTCTCGGACGAGGGACGCCAGACCATTGCGTTCGTCCCCTCCCGGCAGGGCGCAGAGCTCGTCTCGCTGGCCGCGCAGGAACTGGCCAAGGACCCCGCCCGCATCGCCTCGTACCGCGGCGGCTACCTCGCGATCGACCGGCGCGGCCTTGAGGCGGCCCTGCACAGCGGAGAGCTCGGGGGGCTGGCAAGCACCAACGCGCTCGAGCTGGGCGTCGACATCGCCGGGATGGACGCCGTGCTCGTCTCGGGCTACCCGGGCAAGCTGGCCTCCTTCTGGCAGCAGGCCGGCCGCGCGGGCCGCCGCGGTCAGGACGCGCTGGTGGTGCTGTTGGGCCGCGAGGACCCGCTCGACGTCTACCTCCTCGAGCACCCCGAGCTGGTGTTCGACGCGCCCGTCGAGGCGGCCATCCTGCATCCCGAGAACCCCCGCGTCCTCGGCCCGCACCTCGCCGCCGCCGCGCAGGAGCGCCCCCTCACGATCGAGGATGCCCGCTGGTTCGGGCCCACGATCGGTGCCCTGCTCGACACCCTCGCGACCCAGGGGGTGTTGCGGAACCGTGCGGGGCGGTACTTCTGGACGCGTCCGGACCGTGCCGTCGACTACATCAACCTGCGCTCCATCGGCGAGCGGCCGCTCGACATCATCGAGCGCGACACCGGCCGCGTGGTGGGCATGGTCGACGTCGGCGCCGCCGACCGCACGGTGCATCCGGGTGCCGTCTACCTCCACCAGGGGGAGTCGTTCCTCGTCGAGAGCCTCGACGAGGAGGACCACCAGGCCATCGTCGTGGCGGGCCGCCCCCGCTACTACACCCAGCCGCAGGAGAGCTTCGACATCCAGATCCTCGGCACCACCGACTCGCGGCCCCTGGGGCGCACGACCATCCACCGCGGCGACGTCCGGCTCGACTCGCAGGTGCTTGCCTACCTGCGCCGCGACGAGGTCACCCACGAGGTGTGGGACACCACCACGCTGGAGCTGCCGCGACGGCAGATGATCACGCAGGCGGTGTGGTGGACCGTGCCGCCCGGACTGCTGGGCAGGCTCGGCTGGGATGAGCTCCAGGTCGGCGCCGCCGCGCACGCGATGGAGCACACGGCCATCGGCCTCCTGCCCGCCTTGGCGCCCTGCGACCGGTGGGACATCGGCGGGGTGAGTACCGCGCTGCACCCCGACACGGGGGTCGCGACGATCTTCGTGCACGACGGCATGACCGGCGGGTCCGGCTTCGCCTACCGCGGCTACGACGTCGCGGAACTGTGGCTGCGCGCCACCCTCGACCGCCTCACGAGATGCCCCTGCGCCGACGGCTGCCCAGCCTGCGTCGTGTCGCCGAAGTGCGGCAACCAGAATCAGGTGCTGAACAAGGCCGACGCCACCGAGCTCCTCGCGCTGCTGCTCGACCAGCCGCTTCCGTAG
- a CDS encoding type II secretion system F family protein → MLTRTRPPPAAPNDRARRAGTLRSFSSPADGGRTGTRYRFSGPRVTGPGDPRGPRPAGRLPRGRPTVVGRRRHRGEATPGPTGEALGRVAARFRLGHLGAQAWEAADGHPGWAEVGREMARAERSGISLAPTLRDLAEDARREAADQALASARKVGVRSVVPLMVCFLPAFVLVGVVPIIAGLLAGLVG, encoded by the coding sequence GTGCTCACCCGCACCCGCCCGCCTCCGGCGGCTCCGAACGACCGGGCACGCCGGGCGGGCACGCTGCGTTCGTTCTCGAGCCCGGCGGATGGGGGACGCACTGGGACGCGCTACAGGTTCAGCGGGCCGCGCGTCACGGGACCGGGGGATCCCCGAGGCCCTCGACCTGCTGGCCGCCTGCCTCGAGGCCGGCCTACCGTTGTCGGCCGGCGTCGCCATCGGGGCGAGGCGACGCCAGGGCCCACGGGTGAGGCCCTCGGCCGGGTGGCTGCGCGATTCCGGCTCGGCCACCTCGGCGCTCAGGCGTGGGAGGCGGCCGATGGGCACCCGGGCTGGGCGGAGGTGGGCCGCGAGATGGCGAGGGCCGAGCGGTCCGGCATCTCACTGGCGCCCACCCTGCGTGACCTGGCGGAGGACGCCCGCCGGGAGGCGGCCGACCAGGCGTTGGCGAGCGCGCGCAAGGTCGGCGTGCGGTCAGTCGTGCCGCTGATGGTGTGTTTCCTGCCGGCCTTCGTGCTCGTCGGCGTGGTGCCGATCATCGCCGGCCTGCTCGCGGGCCTCGTCGGCTGA
- a CDS encoding type II secretion system F family protein has product MIAAVLAGLAALLLITPPPARGLRRLHPPRPSSGRRGTAPLIAAAIAATALAAVVVPWAAGWVLVAAVAAGTVILLATRHRRRAAAAVGSAETARAARLLAALLRAGHIPQEALAMAATDSPMLAPAATAARLGADVPEELRRLTGSPGGGGGAALASAWRVAERSGAPVAAVLGRTSESLRAERALAGVVEAELAAARASGRIMAALPFGAVLLGTAAGADPVAFLLASPAGGVLVLVGTVLTAVGVLWIDRLAENPTRRAGP; this is encoded by the coding sequence ATGATCGCCGCGGTGCTGGCCGGGCTCGCCGCCCTGCTGCTCATCACGCCGCCGCCTGCCCGCGGCCTGCGGCGGCTGCACCCGCCCCGCCCGTCGTCCGGGCGACGTGGGACGGCGCCCCTCATCGCTGCGGCCATCGCGGCGACGGCCCTGGCCGCCGTCGTCGTCCCGTGGGCGGCCGGGTGGGTGCTGGTGGCGGCGGTGGCGGCCGGGACCGTGATCCTGCTGGCCACCCGACATCGGCGCAGGGCGGCCGCCGCCGTGGGGTCGGCCGAGACGGCCAGGGCCGCGCGCCTGCTGGCCGCACTCCTGCGGGCCGGGCACATCCCGCAGGAGGCGCTCGCGATGGCGGCAACCGACAGCCCGATGCTCGCGCCCGCCGCCACGGCCGCCCGCCTCGGGGCCGACGTGCCCGAGGAGCTGCGACGGCTGACCGGCTCTCCCGGCGGCGGGGGCGGGGCAGCCCTCGCGAGCGCGTGGCGGGTCGCGGAACGCAGCGGGGCCCCGGTGGCCGCCGTGCTGGGGCGGACCTCCGAGTCGCTGAGGGCCGAGCGGGCGCTCGCAGGGGTGGTCGAGGCGGAGCTCGCCGCGGCCCGCGCGAGCGGCCGGATCATGGCCGCACTCCCGTTCGGCGCGGTGCTGCTGGGCACCGCGGCCGGGGCCGATCCCGTCGCGTTCCTCCTGGCGAGCCCCGCCGGCGGGGTCCTCGTGCTCGTAGGCACGGTGCTGACCGCAGTGGGAGTGCTGTGGATCGACCGGCTCGCCGAGAATCCGACGCGGCGGGCCGGGCCATGA
- a CDS encoding TadA family conjugal transfer-associated ATPase: protein MPDLPLDPLRARLAMLGRPHTPGDVAAALRGLGVVVTDAAIAQAMRELRLGSVGAGQLEPLLHAQGVSDVLVNGPDAVFVDRGGGLERADIRFADDEEVRQLATRLSAAAGRRLDDAAPFVDGRLPSGVRLHAVLAPVAAPGTCISLRIPAVRSLRLQDLVDAGSLPPAGAELLAAVVSSKVPFLISGGTGTGKTTLLSALLSLVPGHERIVLVEDARELDPDHPHCVRLEGRPANGEGTGQIGLTTLVRQALRMRPDRLVVGEVRGPELRDLLTALNTGHEGGCGTVHANSASDVPARLEALATLAGLTREACHAQVAAALRVVIHLTRRADGLRRVQGIGVLARGEDALVQVCPAVSFGSGGVVREDAAGVLEGWLS, encoded by the coding sequence ATGCCTGACCTGCCGCTGGATCCGCTCCGGGCCAGACTGGCGATGCTGGGGAGGCCGCATACCCCCGGAGACGTCGCCGCCGCGTTGAGGGGACTCGGAGTGGTGGTCACGGATGCCGCCATCGCCCAGGCGATGCGCGAGCTGAGGCTCGGCAGCGTCGGTGCGGGCCAGCTCGAGCCCCTCCTCCACGCGCAGGGTGTCTCTGACGTCCTGGTGAACGGGCCGGATGCCGTGTTCGTCGACCGCGGTGGCGGCCTCGAGAGGGCGGACATCCGGTTCGCCGACGACGAGGAGGTGCGCCAGCTCGCCACCCGTCTCTCGGCCGCGGCCGGACGCAGGCTCGACGATGCCGCGCCCTTCGTTGACGGGCGGCTGCCGAGCGGGGTCCGCCTCCACGCGGTACTCGCCCCGGTCGCCGCGCCGGGAACCTGCATCTCCCTGCGCATCCCGGCGGTCAGGAGTCTGCGCCTCCAGGACCTGGTGGACGCTGGTTCCCTGCCGCCTGCCGGTGCCGAGCTGCTCGCGGCCGTGGTGTCGTCGAAGGTGCCGTTCCTCATCTCCGGTGGGACCGGCACGGGCAAGACGACGCTGCTCTCGGCTCTTCTGTCGCTCGTGCCCGGCCACGAGCGCATCGTGCTGGTGGAGGACGCCAGGGAGCTGGACCCGGACCACCCGCACTGCGTACGGCTCGAGGGACGGCCCGCCAATGGGGAGGGCACCGGTCAGATCGGGCTGACCACGCTGGTCAGGCAGGCCCTGCGGATGAGACCGGACCGGCTGGTGGTGGGGGAGGTCCGGGGCCCGGAGCTGCGGGACCTGCTCACGGCTCTCAACACCGGGCACGAGGGCGGCTGCGGAACCGTGCACGCGAACTCGGCCTCGGACGTGCCGGCCAGGCTGGAGGCCCTCGCGACGCTCGCGGGCCTGACCCGCGAGGCGTGCCACGCCCAGGTCGCCGCCGCCCTGCGGGTCGTCATCCACCTGACACGCAGGGCCGACGGCCTGCGCAGGGTGCAGGGCATCGGCGTCCTGGCCCGCGGGGAGGACGCCCTGGTGCAGGTGTGCCCGGCCGTCTCCTTCGGAAGCGGGGGCGTCGTGCGTGAGGATGCCGCCGGTGTGCTGGAGGGTTGGCTGTCATGA
- the ssd gene encoding septum site-determining protein Ssd: METVGGVLLCARDTRIIEAVEISAAALGVAVRVAAHPDEIADAWQAASLRLVGVEVAARWESVSPGRAILVGFSVDELARCSAALGLPVIRLPDATGALAGQLRRIAPGVADRGQIIAVLGASGGVGTSTLCVALALHAASLGRRSAVVDLAQGGGGLDLLLGAETEPGLRWGDLARARGEVGQLAASLPSVRGAAVVAQSRDALAPDDEAVHTVLGALAAELDVIFVDAGRHPPPIAPDRLLLVVAADVRGVASARMLADQHSLSLTGMVLRAARHRAIPAQVVSRSLGLECLGVIEEDAAVREAAELGLAPIAGRARRFARSAASVLGRIDDA, translated from the coding sequence ATGGAGACGGTTGGAGGGGTGCTGTTGTGCGCCCGGGACACCAGGATCATCGAGGCGGTCGAGATCAGCGCCGCGGCGCTGGGGGTGGCGGTGCGCGTCGCCGCCCATCCGGACGAGATCGCCGATGCCTGGCAGGCGGCATCGCTGCGGTTGGTGGGCGTCGAGGTCGCCGCACGCTGGGAGTCGGTGTCGCCTGGCCGGGCAATCCTCGTCGGCTTCTCGGTCGACGAGCTGGCCCGCTGCTCGGCGGCCCTCGGTCTGCCGGTGATCCGGCTGCCCGACGCGACCGGAGCCCTCGCGGGGCAGCTCCGGCGGATCGCGCCGGGGGTGGCCGATCGCGGGCAGATCATCGCGGTCCTCGGGGCCTCGGGGGGAGTCGGGACCAGCACGCTGTGCGTGGCCCTGGCGTTGCACGCGGCGAGCCTCGGGCGACGCAGCGCGGTCGTGGACCTCGCGCAGGGTGGCGGCGGACTCGACCTGCTTCTGGGAGCCGAGACAGAGCCGGGGCTGCGCTGGGGGGACCTGGCCCGGGCCAGGGGCGAGGTCGGACAGCTGGCGGCCTCCCTGCCGAGTGTGCGTGGGGCCGCCGTGGTCGCGCAGTCCCGCGATGCCCTGGCGCCCGATGACGAGGCCGTCCACACCGTGCTGGGGGCACTTGCCGCCGAGCTCGACGTCATCTTCGTGGACGCGGGCCGTCACCCTCCGCCGATCGCCCCTGACCGGCTGCTGCTCGTGGTCGCGGCCGACGTCCGTGGCGTCGCGTCCGCGCGCATGTTGGCCGACCAGCACAGCCTCAGCCTGACCGGCATGGTGCTGCGCGCCGCCCGGCACCGCGCCATTCCGGCACAGGTGGTCTCGCGCTCGCTCGGGCTGGAGTGCCTGGGCGTCATCGAGGAGGACGCGGCCGTCCGGGAGGCCGCAGAACTGGGACTGGCTCCCATCGCGGGCAGGGCGCGCCGGTTCGCGCGCTCCGCCGCGTCGGTGCTCGGACGGATCGACGATGCCTGA